The DNA region TGGTTGCATGTTAGATGGTGGTGGAAATGATGTCTGCTCATTTACGGATTATAATATCCAAGTTGTTGTGGATGATATTAACAGTATATATTCTCATATGGATCACCATATGGGTTGTATGGACGATCAATTGGCTGAAGATTACTACTTTGGCCAGCTTGAAAACTTTGTATTAAAGGCTTGGTAGCATTGGGGTTTTCAAGGGCACTCTCATGAAGGTGAGACATGTATGTCCTTGCTCGCCGCACTAAATTATTGATGGAAAAGTCACTATAGGTGGAGAGAGCGAGTTTCACACAATAGAGGCAGAGTGGTCATGAGGAGAGTCGTCGATGCAGTGACTTCAACAAAGCTTTGGCTTATGAGAAGGGTCTTGCCTTAATGATGGAGGATAAGGTATTTATAGATAGGTTTTGCTATCAACCTTCTCTCAAGTCTTGATTTGTTTCTACCAAAGTCAAATCTTGGTATGCTTCTTAGGGAGCAAGATAGCCTCTAGTCAGGTGGTGATTGGATTTGATGTAAATTTAATAGAGCCCCAAGTATTTTCCATGCATAAAGGATATTCGATGCCTATCTTAATGAAGTTAGTAGAAGAGGCTCCACGTGGTGCACATATAATCTAGTGAAAAGTCACAATCGGTGAAGGTGTACTAAGCATGATTGATGAGGCTCCTCTAAATGAGGTAgatataacaattttaataagCTGTTGCACACGAAAATTCttataaatacatttttttagtGCAATAATTTATAACAAGGAATTGAATTGGAGGttgttatatataaatattttttatacaatattaaaaataatagatgTGGATAATATAATTCGAGTCTGTACAAAAGAGATgtctattaataattttaattatcgtttcaatcaaattcaatacacatacaaatctttttaaaaaaatggaataTGATGAATTGAATGGAAGGTTACTAAATACTGGAAATAAAGTAAGCTTCATTAGATGGATTTCATTGAATGAATATGGTGCCTTGCTTAGAAGTTAATTAAGATTGGAGGATGCACTGGTTTATGATGAGCTTAATGCAGTTGACATACGTGTGACATCTTAATGTCAGTGCTCTTAGAACCTTGATGGCTTTCTAGTTATGATTCTCAATGTTTCTTTGATTTTCGACCAGATGTTTCTCTATTGTATCATGGGgatgcctttttattttttatttatctgaAGCTTGTTAAGGATGTCAGCGTCAAGAATGGTTGGGATTTACATATAAATTGCTCTGTACTTTCTAGGAATCTAGCTTAtaataaatttgtgaaattgttgcaCAATATGTCAAACAGTACACCATatcaatttgaatatatatagtcATTACATCAGGAACTTTCAAAATACCCTTTTAATCATTATTctgttttattaaaaatgttcCTATGAtctcaccaaaataaaaaaaaaaattgttcctATGAAATGCATAAATCATTTTCCAATGGAATTGTATAGAAAAATTATTTGTTGTAAGCAACATGTCAAATTCCTGCTGATTAAAGAACAGAGTGTTGAAAGTATATAAATGGGAGAAAGATTTCATAAAGCGTCAAAGTGAGACGAGAGATGTACCATTAAACAAGTTTTTGTATTTGATAATTTCATCATATTTAAAGTCAAactgaattaaatttttaaataagacTCGTAACATGTTTTTATTccttcataaaaattcaaaattttacttaaatgaaataaaatctcTTATAGctgaacattttaaaatttaaataatataagttttaaagcattttaattattattttttaagatgtGTATGCAGCACTTCCCGTTAAAATTACTAGGGGGAGAaagaaacataaaagaaaacaaaagacaGTAACTTTTAGATTTTATAATGAAGGAAAAGGACCATGATCAAACAAGCAGAGAAGTTCCAAAGAATAAAACAACACTTATTTCTGGGGTTCAGTCTATATCCCAACTTAGATCACAAAAAACCTGATAATGAGATCTTGATAGTTACAGTTCCATGTTCCATGGCAAAGCTCAGGGTACAATGATGCCCCAGGAAGCCTCAACTACACGGGGACCAACCCATCCAACTTTTAGCATATCCCCCACTTCTTCAAATAATGAATAATTAGTAGATCGCAGCTTAATTTTAGGGCTAGCTAGCCCTTGAGTTCAAACCACATGTCCTCAATAATATTTCCCTTTTATCTTCCAACTTTTTGCTTAATTGAATGCAGTGGACTCACTTAGAAGACATGGGGGGGTTGTTTCACAGCAACCTTTTTACGGTAAATCCTGTTAGCAATCTCTGTAACTATTTTAGGCGCCATCATTGTTTCATGAAACTAGTTTGTAGGGCAAGGGCAATAGACCTCTATAGGCTCTCTTCACAAAGGCAAACAAAACCCTCCCATCCATCTTTCTCAATCCAACCAAATCCCCCATCCCCTAAACTCAAACCACTTGCCCTTCCCCTTTCCAAAGTCACGAGACCCACTGTCCCCTAttgttctttcatttttttttatgagAGAGCGGGTGGCGGAGAAACTGATAGAGAACTTTCAAAATCTCCTTTTTTTCTCCACCTTCACACTTCACTCAACTACTAGCCTCCATATTGCAGTCTCAAACTGAAGTCTTGTAATGTTCCAAAGCTTTAGTTATCTTCAATCTCAAACATTGTTCACCTCATATTTTCCTGTCTTTCTCTGTCGGTACCATGTAGGTCTCCGCACCCTTCATTATCTTCTCCTTCTCTTCATCCTCCACCTTTTTGTCTCTTTCCCTTTGTAATTGTGACtctcttcatctttttctttttccttttttttgttttgcaaTTGCAGGAGACCTGAGAAAAACCCCTTAGACCTCAACAACTTGCCCGACGATTATACAAGGGATGGTAAACTGGTCTTTGAGGAAGGCTCCTCCTCCGGTATTTTCTCCAACTAGTACTACTATTATTACTATATGAATATATGTGATCAAATTTGACAATATAATCTAAaggtttttttctctttttacgAAATAAAATGCTACTAACTATGGTATGAATTGTACGAATTTTACACACTCCTAGTCTCTTAAAAACCATCTGTAATATATAGAATAGACTAGCTGTGTTTGTAAGCTTAAACAGACCACACAAGTTTCTTTTGACGCTTTTAAAATGatcatcatatatataaaaataattaaaaagaagcAGCGGAAAAGGAGGGCTAGGAAATTGAAGGTTTTAATGACTTAGTTGTTACACGATTTGGGTAAGTTAGGGTTTGGGTTTTGGGCCAAGAATGGTCTCATCGAAGTTGCTTTAATTGGTGCTCTCTGAAACAGGCTCTAGGAAAAAGAAAAGCGGCGGTAAGGATGGGAAAGATGAGTGTGGGAAGGTCTATGAATGTAGGTTTTGTTCCCTCAAGTTTTGCAAATCTCAAGCTCTTGGGGGACACATGAACCGCCATCGCCAAGGCAAGTCATTTCACTTCTTTATTCCAATTTTATGTTTTGAGGTAGATTAGCCATGTCACTTTATTTTACTACACACACTTAGGGAAGCGTCAGAGGTTGTTAAGATGATGGGGGGGGGGGTTTGCCCATGAAGCGTGGTCATGTCAATCTTGATGAAAACTAAGTTGGTTTCGTTGCTGAATTTCTTGGCTGGTTTTCCGTGTTGATGAGTActattgatttgatttgatttgctGTTGTTGTTGGGTGGTCAGAAAGGGAGACAGAGACACTGAACCGAGCTCGCCAGCTGGTCTTCAATAACGATAACTTGGCCACCCAAGGGCATCTAGGGTATGCTCCGTCAAGTTTCATATACAACAATCAATGTTTTCATCTTTGAGAAATcagcaaaaatattaaatatataaggcCCATTTGATTTCAAGACTTGTGTAAGTAATTTGTTTTAGCTGAGGAAAAAACATGAAATATTCCAATCATTGCAGCTGCCATCCAAGCTATCATCCCGGAGGCAACGTGGGTGATCCAACATTACCATTTAGATCAGTTTACCCACCAAGAATGTTCTCTGGTTCTTCATCAACGCTGATGCCACCTACATTACAACCACCACCACCACAACCATATTTACACCCATCACCGTCACGCCTCAGCTCCTACCCTTCCCAATACCCAACTCACTCCATTAACGATTACTATGTAGGACATGTTCTGGGAAGCAGCGGTTCATCACAATATCCTCAACAAAACTTAAACTACCTTGGTGCACCAGAGTCTAACTACACTTGCATAGGGGCTCCTGTCGGACATGGATTCGGGGCAGGTTCAAATCGACCGGGAGGCGGAGGTACCGGAGGAAGAGACGTTTCACTGAGCAATCAGGAAGAGGGACTGAATTGGGGTAGGAGCTATGCAGGAGGGACACAGCATCGTTTGGAGAATCCTTCAGCGATCAATCGATTTCAGGATGGGTTCTAAAGattgttttatcttttttttcttccccTTTAAGaaaaacctttggttatgtttaTCAAGTATTAACTGGTTTGACACGGCAcccagagagagagagagagactcaACAAACTGACAAATGGGGTCATGCAATGCAAGGAAGGAGAGAAAGAAAAGTTTTTGGTTTATGTACAGGGATTGGGGCAGCTTTTTGAGCTTTGGACACCCTCAGCTAGTTTGGCTTGGAGCAGTGGCGATTGGAGAGGGTTGCATTTTTGTGTAGTACCAAGCCAACTGTGAGAAATGGGGACTAAAGCTGGGTGGTGGGACAAGTTAGATATGAACAGAAAGTTTCTAATCCCGTTTTGCGtttggatttttcttttattgCATGGCAatgaattttctttattttccatgtttCTTAATATCTCTTGCTATGTTTTCCACTTTATTTGAACTCATCATCCATCTTTGACTGGAGCTGCTGCCGGAGTGGGGTGctcctctttctctctctctctttccaaAACCAAATTTGGGATCTTGTTGATTTTTGAGACCTGTATGGTTACACCATGCTTGCACAATATGGGCAATTTTGGCCTAGGGTGAAGTTGCCAGTAAAACTTCATTTAacacttttttcctttcttttttggcTGAGAGTTCCCCGACGAGAAACAATCAAATCTGTCAAGAAAAAGCCTGATATTGAGCACTgaatttctttttttcctttaccTTGCGATATTAGTTTATTAAATGTTAATTCAGTTTCATGAATACTTCTCCTTTTGTGTCATCCTAGCCCTAACTCCTTTGCAATGTGAAAAGGAATACAGAAAGCCTTTTCATATTGTTTGATTATTGTAATTATATATTCCATTACTGTAAGATGCATTagaaatctaaatattttatgaaGAGAAGCTGAAGCAACTAGGTATCAGTTTGCTAGCTGAAATGACATCCTTAACAAAGACAGAATGACATGTAAATCTGCTTCCAAAAAGCTaacctaccataaaattttcctaAAGTATTATCCAGCTTCCAAAGTTGTCTTTCTGTTCGTTTTGTTTAAGAAATATTCTGCCACACAAACCGGATTTTATCAATCTACTGCCCAGATTTTATTCTCTTCCATGAGTTGATACACAAACACGAATAACATTAAGTTTTAATCTAGAGTTGGTAAGCTGTTTCTCTACATTATCATTAAGTGTCTTTCCACTTTTGTTTCTAGACCTACTATATAATTAACTCAATTAGTGGTTTAATTCAATGAAAAAGGCAAGTTAAGAAACTTTTGGCTCACCATAAAATATTTGAAGAGGTagagaaaataatcaaatatatatgaaTGGGGTTAGTTGCATTCCATTTAAAACATGTTGCTATAACAAGTGTCCGCTATACATTTAATTGACAATCTTGAACACCATGTTTAATAGAAGTAAATTGTTAGATATGGCAGTCATACAACAATACTTCTAGAACTTGGTTAAAATATAGTACAGTATTTGGATTTCTCTTCTTTCTACTTCAATAGGGAGCTGTTAATTAATAATGTCTTAGTTTTAAAGCTGATAAAGAAAACCCTACCAACTGAACTAGTGGTTAATGAGTTATACCTACTGGCACCATTTAATGCAGGCAGTGCCTTGAAAGACAAAGACAATATTTAAgccaaaaacataaataatatttaataatcaaGAGTTTCAGGAGTTTGTGATTGCAAGATTAATTATGACATTGGAGGGTGAATGGTTGGGATGTTGGATTTAATTGAACCATGTTGGCCAGTTATGCGATCCCTATTGGCTGATTGATGGATTAAAAACTCTATTATCAGGTTCAAGACAGGCAGTTGGGGGGGGGGAACATAACTCTAAGTGAgcctaaccctaaccctagctaGCCCTAACATGTGTGCCCTCAAGCAATAGGTTAAGCAGATGGACTGCAAAAACTGCCTACCACTCGTTTACACTTTCAGAATTCAGATTAACTCTCTCAAGGCTTAGGGGAAGAAAAGGAATTATCCTatagagaaaatgaaaataagacAGACAGAGAAAGCGATGACTGCATCTTGGGCCGtacttattttttctttctcccttGTATACTATGAAATGTAAATGGTTTGTGAGATATATATTTTCTGTACTTGGCTAGGTTTTCTTTTTAAGAACAGTACTTGGCTAGGTTTTTTTCTTTAAAGAACAGTATTTGGCTAGGTTTTATTAAtcatatagattttttttttctatagaAAGTGAAATTGGTTCTAATGAGATGGTCCACTTGGTTTTCACGTATGACCAGTGTGGCACGTTTTAGACATTTTATTGCCCAATCTTGCTACAACGAGCTGTTTGAGGCttcgtttggatgggcgattgactgcggtgcggtgcgtttaacttactttctgtctcacgctacagtatcgctacagtatctaatctcaccgccaccgctgtttttacactaaccgcagctaaacgcaccgcccatccaaactcagcCTGAGTTACACGGTTCAATCCAGTTGAAATCTTTCCCGTTGGCATTTTCTTTACTCAAGTTTGGATAGAATGAATTGAAAGGTTTAATCGATttttgaataaatcatttaatattaacaaaaaaattattaaattaatttataaattataaattatttatttattagtcaGACAATCAATTAATTGAACGAAAAATCAAATGTTTGACCAGTTTTACCATTCAACCTATTTGTaaaaggttaaatataaaattagtatctaaatttatttacttCTCTCAAATTGATGTCTATGATTTTTTATGTCCCAAATTAGTACCTTAACTTTTTTTCATCCAAAATCTTAGTACCTGAGACTAACTGTGTTATTTTTTTTGCCAACATGGCAGTGTTGGCCATTTGCGTGCTGCCACGTGTCACTCTTTTTGGCCTGAAAAATTGTTcccctttaattatttttcatttcattttatatttttaaaaatccttttatttatattttcctttGAAATTTTCTTTCCCCATGTCCTCTTCtacctctttaatttttttctctcttttttttttcgtttttcctTTCACCATTTTTACCTGATCTCTTCGTCTTCTACCTCTCTTCTATctgtttcattctttttttctttttttccttcagCCCCCCAAATTTTTATGAACAACTTCAATATATTTGTGCAGGAGGGTAAATGTTTGAAATTCCCTCATTCTCATAGCTTGATGCATATGATACTGGTGGTAGAAAGTTGTTGATGATTGGTTATTATTTTGAGCTTATTTTGATAGTGTAGAATTTCTTTTTTCCAAGTTATCATTTAGGGAAATTTAAGGTTACATCATAGTGATTTTCTTTATAAATCATGGTGATTTTCTTTATAAATCATGGAATCTAAGCGTAGATGCCATCATGTAGCAATTATCATATCCATGGAGTTTCTACAGATGCATATGTTTGGATATTTCTTAATCCCTGTAACCAAGTAGTGACCGTAAGGGCAGTCGCGAGTTCCTTCATTTATGATCACTACCTTACAACCGGCGTAGTGACCCTGAAGGAAAACCGCCGCCTTGTTTGGCTTCAAGAACTTCACCATTGTTGCTGTTGTTACTCACTGTCCGCTTTTCTTGGTTTCGTCATCACAATCGCATTATGGTAGCAGTAACAGAGTGtatgaaagggaaaagaaaaaatttatggGTATTTATTGCATCAACCAAATGAAACCCTAGCAGTAGCATAGCTTCTCTTTCTATGAATCGGCGGGCTTCATTGTTGAAACACTCATAAACCATAGCCAAACGATCCAAACCAGGTTGAGAGCGTCGAAGCTTATCCACCTGAAGCGCTCACTTCTATTCTTGTCCTGCGTCAAAGCTTGGGTTTTTGAGTTTGTTGTGTTGGGATTTTTGTAGGTTTGGGTTAAGGagaaatgaaataatgaaatggaTTAGAGAAATTAGGAttccttcatcttcttcttcaatgATGGAGAAagaatgagttttttttatagaagaaagaaaagaaaagaaaacactCCTCAACCATAGTCAAACAAGCAAATGGGTTTTTTTAtggaggaaagaaaagaagaataaaaacagaccagaaaaaaattaaaaaaaaaaaaaggaaagaagagggaaaataaaaaagaaaataaacaccgTTAGTTTTAGTTACCAatatagagaaaaaaaaatttaagtactaatcttgggataaaaaaaaatcataggtACAAATTCAAGTACTAATATTATGTTTAACGCATTTGTAAAACATTTTCTTTAGTGAAAATTCAATACCCATGGGTATTCTTTTTTTCCCCTCGTACGCtcacactttttttttctccttttacatttaatttaatttaaatttttaaatagttattaatttaaaataataaataaatcaaccaCCCAATTTTTACTTGACGTTCGTAATTCTTTTATCAGTttctaaatcatttattttatttttaaattattttgattaaagtcatttaatttaataatagatCCATATAATTATGTAGACATTGAGTTAAATGTTTGGATAAATATACTAATAATGTGCTAATAtcttaaaattttgggtaaactatacCCATGATCATTTTTGTTTACTTcgggttacattttagttacttatatttgaaatgttacgtattagttacttacgttatcgtgttataacattttagtcgTTGAACCGTTAACGGTGCAACGGTAAACTAACGTGGcacattatataattattttaaacaaaaattttaagttcaattatataattggtccccatttttttttgttttgagcaatttaatttttttttcttttatattttttcaactttctattttttctttatttttctattctcttctatttctccctctattttcctacaTTCTCCgtttcttttaacatatcaagaagtcgaattggcagtgaagaaagaagcatggtatgggtttatgggttttggttataggcaaTGATGGCTTTCGATTTCCTGTTTCTTTTTTCACTGCCAATTCGATTTCTAATAAGTTAATAGAAATGGAGAAGGTAAGAAGataaaagagaatgaaaaaagagagagtaaagtttaaagaatataaaagaaaaaaaattaaattgctcaaaaaaaaagggatcgattgtataatttaacctaaattttttatttgaaatgatgatttaacatgtcacgtcagcttaccgttacattGTTAACGATAATTAACAGctcagtgattaaaatgttacaatacgataacgtaagtgaataaaacgtaatatttcaaatataagtgactaaaatgtaacctgaggtaaacaaaagtaaTCATGGGTATAGTTTActctaaaaatttattaaaatttcaaacaagCTAGAAGTTCACTTATAATGtccataattattattttgtatttttactaCAATTCACCTCACCACAAGTTTTATGTTtgcataaaaaaacatattttattatagATATTAATCTTATCGTTAAGGTATCCAATCTCATAATTGCATTAACTAATCTCATCACTATTTTAGATATCTTAAAATTTAGTTGTACATCTagattttatgtaatttaatagGGTTCTCCTTTTTAAATATGTTGAATACAAATATCGACATCTAGCCCGAATTAATTACTGATTCTAATTGGTCTAATCATGAGGGTAAAATCTTGCAGTGTTGGTtagtaatattaaattattttaatattacaaaCATTGAGTGACATTTAGTGTTGGAATATTTTCGAAGTATATATAATGTTTCTATAACTATAAATTAAAGGGTGTAAGTAATCAAATGTTATAACTTTTGGTTATTAATAAAGAGTTATGACTATTCATAATAATGAGTCATGTCTCTTAAATATGAAGagttatatcacttgatttttttaacaaagaattataactattcaagtaaCATTACTTGAATAGTTTGTTATGTCTATTTAAGAGATGTGAAATTAAAAGATACTTATTGAAAAGT from Gossypium hirsutum isolate 1008001.06 chromosome A04, Gossypium_hirsutum_v2.1, whole genome shotgun sequence includes:
- the LOC107899615 gene encoding zinc finger protein JAGGED, which gives rise to MRPEKNPLDLNNLPDDYTRDGKLVFEEGSSSGSRKKKSGGKDGKDECGKVYECRFCSLKFCKSQALGGHMNRHRQERETETLNRARQLVFNNDNLATQGHLGCHPSYHPGGNVGDPTLPFRSVYPPRMFSGSSSTLMPPTLQPPPPQPYLHPSPSRLSSYPSQYPTHSINDYYVGHVLGSSGSSQYPQQNLNYLGAPESNYTCIGAPVGHGFGAGSNRPGGGGTGGRDVSLSNQEEGLNWGRSYAGGTQHRLENPSAINRFQDGF